The Corvus hawaiiensis isolate bCorHaw1 chromosome 10, bCorHaw1.pri.cur, whole genome shotgun sequence genome includes a window with the following:
- the PIGX gene encoding phosphatidylinositol-glycan biosynthesis class X protein, which yields MAGGRREPVRVGAGLGALLCALHVQAACRDTTVTQELLKEGFHRDLLVKVELGEDAGGCAVAARMHLPPGIYVDPYELATLQQHNLTKAVLIPDVIDVEAPEYLARALLLLLFLEPDVRCSRCFRAAVPVHARYHRPAEGTEEALVVLESPEVLLCCCHSHLSAECWEPAEVDAPCSSDDTGPCQWHSTKHRPAYEELMLRVPVGLREHSSLVCALTLLTTGLCSGLILAAACKYGHFSQ from the exons atggcgggcgggcggcgggagccGGTGCGGGtcggggccgggctgggcgcGCTGCTCTGCGCCCTCC ATGTGCAGGCAGCCTGTCGGGACAccactgtcacacaggagcTCCTGAAAGAGGGGTTTCACAG GGACCTGCTGGTGAAGGTAGAGCTCGGGGAGGATGCAGGAGGATGTGCAGTGGCAGCTAGAATGCATCTTCCGCCGGGAATCTACGTGGATCCCTACGAGCTGGCAACgctgcagcagcacaatctGACAAAG GCAGTGTTAATTCCTGATGTCATTGATGTGGAGGCTCCTGAGTACTTAGCCAGGgctcttctcctgctgctcttcctggaGCCGGACGTGCGCTGTTCCCGCTGCTTCCGAGCTGCTGTGCCCGTGCACGCGCGGTACCACCGGCCGGCCGAGGGGACAGAGGAGGCCTTGGTTGTTCTGGAGAGCccagaggtgctgctctgctgctgccaca GTCACCTGTCTGCAGAATGCTGGGAACCTGCTGAAGTGGATGCTCCCTGCTCATCCGACGACACCGGTCCCTGTCAGTGGCACAGCACAAAACACAGACCT gCATATGAGGAATTGATGCTGAGGGTTCCTGTGGGGCTCAGGGAGCACAGTTCCCTGGTGTGTGCCCTGACCCTGCTCACCACGGGGCTCTGCTCTGGCCTGATCCTCGCTGCTGCCTGCAAGTACGGACACTTCTCCCAGTGA
- the CEP19 gene encoding centrosomal protein of 19 kDa translates to MATAQGGGAGPREEQEEEEEKGEEVVFCAARGLPESVAIVKDSDGATAGTTMTFSAQKCGVCFQPPSIILIYKDNSQDKTRQRIMPIRNFSKFSDCSRAAEELKNNPRHKAYLEGVSLRQLQKLYSLLRGHLKGQSLAESLQKFQQEETIDPEEDMNKLDDKELAKRKSIMDELFEKNRKKKDDPDFVYNVEVEFPQDEQLESCGWDIESDEEI, encoded by the exons ATGGCAACCGCCCAGGGAGGCGGGGCCGGCCcgagggaggagcaggaggaggaggaggaaaaaggggaagaagtgGTTTTCTGCGCTGCCCGAG gtCTTCCAGAGAGCGTTGCCATTGTTAAGGACTCTGATGGAGCCACAGCTGGCACCACAATGACTTTCAGCGCTCAGAAGTGTGGGGTCTGCTTCCAGCCCCCATCCATCATCCTCATCTACAAAGATAACAGCCAGGATAAGACTCGCCAGCGCATCATGCCCATCAGGAATTTCTCCAAGTTCTCAG ACTGCAGCAGGGCTGCCGAGGAGCTGAAGAACAACCCTCGGCACAAGGCCTACCTGGAAGGGGTCTCGCTGCGTCAGCTCCAGAAGCTCTACAGTTTGCTGAGAGGTCATTTGAAAGGACAGAGCCTGGCTGAGAGCTTGCAAAAGTTTCAGCAGGAAGAGACCATTGACCCAGAGGAGGATATGAACAAACTGGATGACAAGGAACTAGCCAAAAGGAAGAGCATCATGGATGAGCTCTTCgaaaagaacaggaagaagaaggatGACCCCGACTTCGTTTACAACGTTGAGGTGGAGTTCCCACAGGATGAGCAGCTGGAGTCCTGTGGCTGGGACATTGAGTCAGATGAAGAAATCTGA